ccatcacgactgaTTAGATTTTGGGCCATTACAAGATCGCTTGAAAAAACAAACATGCCAGTCGTCTTCGAAGTATCCTTCCTCGTCCGAAAATTCTTCCTCTTCACTTATTTCATTTTCATCAGGTGATTCTTCGTCTTTATTTTCTATGATTGTTAATTCCTTCATATCAATTTTTTGTAATATGCGTTGAGAAAGCTCCAAGTCATTTTCTTACTGATCATTCTAGTTAACATTTGAGGTATCATTTTAGTAAGCAACATCTAGCATATTCTCAATTTCCACACTACCAACAGGCTTAGTTTTGATTACAGCCAACCATTCAGCCTTATCCCTTCGCAATGGATATGGAGCATAATATACTTGCCTAACTTTTTCTGCAATTATAAAAAGATCATAACGATCATACTCCCTCCTTttattaacctcaattatgtcgTATTGTGAGTGTATATTTGTACCTTTGCTAGGTGTTGGGTCAAACTACTTGCATCAGAAAAGTATGATCTTCTTATTTGGCTAATTTGAATATGATAATTCTAGAATTTTTTTGATCACCCCATAATAATCATTTTTCCCATCTTGGTTGCCTTCACCACCTTTGACACATTGCTTTTATACACTTGGAGAATTCCTCAGTGCGAAATTTATAACCATTCACAAAATACTTAGACATAGTTGTAATCGTAGGTGCAGGTCCtcaagatatatctttcaaaaattgattaacactgttgttcggattattataCTACATTTAGTGTTAAATAAACCACAAGTGAGCAAGTATATTCACATGTGAAAAAGTATGTAATATGCACTTACACACTCTTTAAACTATGCCTCAAATGTAGAATATACAGTATCACAGCCAAATTGACTCACGAAGTCACTGAGCGACACATTGAAAATTATATTAGTTGCATCAACCCAATTAAATAGTAGTTCACGTAAATCAATCTTACATCAACACTTACTTAAGAAAGGGTTGAACTTTcggacaatttagcaacacatgatTTGAAGCTGATTTGTACTCTATACTACTTAGGCCCATTTTTTATCTCTCTTTAGAACCTCAGCATagttgattgaatatggacactggtggatataatggatcattctCAATCACGACATTGTGCCGATTGGGCCTATTTCtagcacatggcacatgactATCAAAGTAGTAAGAACAAAAATGGGtagtttcctttgcaagatagGCTTCGCATATGGATCCTTCAATCATATTCCTCTATTTAACAAATCATTTACACTTGTTGATAGTCCTGCACATTGTCATATTAGAGAATAATGTTAAAGAAAATTACAAGTATGAATCAAAGTTTGATCATTACCTCTCGAATGGAAACATCCACCTGCATCAAACCAGCCCTCTAAGTCGTGCCTTGTGTACAAGGTGAATTagaaggtgttccatcacatcaaaaaAATCACATGGGAAAATCCTTTCAATCTTATTACTAATTATAGGAATGTTCTGattcatttaaaatatgttttcTTCCCTTAACGTGGTAGAACATaagtctttgaaaaacaaactTATCTCTGTGATGGGTTTCCAGATATTTTCAGGCAAACCAGAAAATGTTGTAGGGATTAAAGTTTCCATGAAGATatgacagtcatgacttttcaTATGAGTCAACTTTCCTTCAACCATATCAGCACATCTTCCCATGTTCGAAGCATAGCCCTCGGGTATCTTTAGGTTTATAACCCTCTCACAAATCTATCGTCTTTGTTCCAAAGTAAATGTATAGCTCACCTTGGGCTTGAACACCTGATCATTGTTCGCAGACTGCAAATGTAATTCAGGTCGCCTACAATATTCTTGTAAGTCTAGTCTAGCCTTCAGGTTATCTTTTGTCTTATTCTTATCATAcatcactgtgttgaacaaattgtcaaaatagTTCTTCTTAATATGCATGAAATCAAGATTGTGTCtgagaagattatccttccaatatgaCAACTCCCAAAATATGCTCTATTTTGTCCAGTTATGAGTAACACTATATCCAAGAAATCTAGAACGTGGAGCCTCAGTAACTTTAGTGAAATTCTAAACCTCCTCCCAAATTTCCTCACCGGACAAAATTAGAGGTGACAAATCATGTTCAAGTGtattctttttgaatgcattgttcatccttctaaactcatgatcaACTGGCAATAACTGACGATGACACTCAAACCATGGCTGCTTTCGACCATGTCTTAAAGTGAACGCTTTACCATTTTTCATGTAGTAAGGACATGCTAACTTTCCagcagtcatccacccagacaacattcTATACGCAGGAAAATTATTAATGGTAcacattaaattagcacgcaaGTTAAAATTTTGCTTAGTTAATATGTCATATGTCCCAAATCTATCATAGCACAACTGTGTTAGCTCATTAATCAGATGTTGTAAATATATATCAATCAAACTCTTTGGATTGCGGGGACCGCGATAACACACTTTTAAAATATACTGACTAGTCGTACATATTTTAGGCGAAAGATTATACAGCATAATAAAGACCAGCCATCATGAATATGGTATTGCAGGAACAAAAAACGATGTGAAACCATCAGCACACAAACCCAACCAAACATTCCTCGGTTCACTAGCATAATCTGGATACGTTCTATCAAAATGCTTCCAAGCTTCAGTatctgaaggatgacacataacaccTGGTGGCTTCTATTTTCATAGTTCCATCTCATATGATGAGCGGAACTCATCGATGTGTACAACCTCTTTAATCTAGgaataagaggtaaataatgtaTCGACTTCACATCAATCTTCTTCCCACTAGAAACCCACTTAAAATGAGGTTTTTCACAAAATTTACAACTTTCTAAATTTGTATCACCCTTATAATACAACATGCAACCATCTTTACCACAATCGATTCTCATAGACGAGAGTCCTAACTTAGAAATCAATCTTTTAGCCTTATAGAAATCTTCAGATATGTTGAAAGTTGGGTCAACAAGTTCACTCATAAGGCCAATGAAAGAATCCATTCCCGCTTGAGAAATATTGGTATCTGATTTGATACTTAATAGTCTAACTGCAACAGACAATTGAGAGTGAACACTCCCTTCACTTAGTGGACGACTAGCGacctctaactgttcataaaaatatttttcctCCTTGTTAGGAGCTTGTTCAATACTTTCATGGGATTCAAACTCGAAGTGCATCCCAAAAGCATCTGCAACCATTTCATGGTATCTAGGATGTTGAACGTTATTTCCCAACGACTATTACTTTCACTAACAACTATGTTATGAAATACACCATCACTACTATCAACCTCTCCATGATTAGTTCACACAAAGTAATTATTCATAAACCCTTTTTTATAAAGATGAGTCTTAACATCCTCCGATTTGGAAAAAATACAAGCACTTGCACTTCACACAAGGACACTTAATCATGCCTCCGAACTGAAATGGTTTAAGTGACATTGTATGCCTAATAAATTCATTAACCCCTTCTATAAATTCCTCCCTCAAAAGATGACGATCAAGATAATTTCTATTATACATCCAACTACGATATTCTATCTATACAAAGAACAAATAAATTGAATGTTATATTAATATATTGTTCTAACCCtatcaaataaatatatttttctaaCCCTATCATTACTTCAATTAGATTAATTGATGTTGTAGTtcataatttataaattaaataatttaaatgcaTTAATTTTAGTTCTATTAACAACCATAAGTTCATAATTTAAGGTACTTCAAAATTTATACCTTAAGTTCATAATATATACCTTAAATTAATTTATACATTAACTAATTTAAATGCATTAATTTGAGTTCTATTAAGCACCATAAGCTCATAATTTAAGGTAGTTCATAATTTATACCTTAAGTTCATAATTTATACCTTAAATTAATTTATACattaaataatttaaatgaattaatttgagTTCTATTAAGAACCATAAGTTTATAATTTAAGGTAGTTTATAATTTATACCTTAAATTAATTTATACATTAAATAATTTAGATCCATTAATTTGAGTTCTATTAAGCACCATAAGTTATTAATTTCAGGTAGTTCATAATAAAAACCACAGGTTCATAATTTGTACattaaataatttaaatgcaTTAATTTGAGTTCTATTAAGAACCATAATTTCATAATTTAAGGTAGTTAATAATTTATATCTTAAGTTCCAAATTTATAACTTAATTTTAAATCTAATGTAGTTCAAACCAAAAATccttaaaaattataattttatgtTGTTCAAATCTAAATCTAAATCTAATGTAGTTCAAAAATCCTATTTAGTCACATAAATCCTAAATAGAAAAAACCcctaaaaattaataaaatgatattccgaaaattaaaaattaaaaagctaataAGGTAGATTACTAACCTTTAACAACAATGACAGTAGTGGTACTGCCGAGGAGGAGAATGgcagtggtggtggtggtggcacAACAGTGGTGCTGGTGGAGGCGCGAAATAGTGGGATTTCGATTTTGGGGCGCAGGCGTGAAGGAAAAGAGGTGGGGGTTTCGATTTTGGGGGTGTAAGGCGTGAAAGAGAAGAGGTGGGGCTTCAATTTTGGGGTAGGTGACTTGATTTTGGGTGGGATTAGGCCAAAAATCTATGGGGATGGGAGATGGAAGAGAAAcatgagagagagagatagagagagagtgtGAGAGAGTGAGTGAGTGAAAAGATAAAAATGGGGAAGAAACCCATCTAAATTGGTTTAATTAACATATTTCCAACCGATTTCAGTCGGAAttgttaaaaaaatatttgaCCGTTTGACTTCACAAATACCGACCGAGATCGATCGATAACTAAATTATAAAAAGtctaataatattttttattaattacttATCAAACATTTTTTTTCTTAGAATTTTGCACACTTAATATATGCTTTCCTTCTTAATTTGTACCTTAATCAAAAAAAATTGATTAACTTGCACCACATACCGGTCGATTTTGTGTTTAAAGATtgtaataaaataatatataattagaTTTATATAGCTTTATATCTTAAGTTTTACCATAGCATTATATCAATGAGATACTTTATAATATATTTTCTAAGA
The sequence above is drawn from the Nicotiana sylvestris unplaced genomic scaffold, ASM39365v2 Un00011, whole genome shotgun sequence genome and encodes:
- the LOC138884635 gene encoding uncharacterized protein — protein: MVADAFGMHFEFESHESIEQAPNKEEKYFYEQLEVASRPLSEGSVHSQLSVAVRLLSIKSDTNISQAGMDSFIGLMSELVDPTFNISEDFYKAKRLISKLGLSSMRIDCGKDGCMLYYKGDTNLESCKFCEKPHFKWVSSGKKIDVKSIHYLPLIPRLKRLYTSMSSAHHMRWNYENRSHQVLCVILQILKLGSILIERIQIMLVNRGIMLSGWMTAGKLACPYYMKNGKAFTLRHGRKQPWFECHRQLLPVDHEFRRMNNAFKKNTLEHDLSPLILSGEEIWEESIFWELSYWKDNLLRHNLDFMHIKKNYFDNLFNTVMYDKNKTKDNLKARLDLQEYCRRPELHLQSANNDQVFKPKDYQQV